CCCGATGCGGCGAACACGATGAACGGCGACTTCTTCTCGACCGCAAGCTCCAGCCCGCGCACGATCGCTTCGCCCGCAGCCATGCCGAGCGAGCCGCCCATGAAATCGAAATCCTGCACGGCGACGACGACAGCCGCGCCCTCGAGCTTGCCGTAGCCGACCTTGATCGCGTCGTTGAGGTTGGTCCGCGCCCGCGCATCCTTGATGCGGTCGACATATTTCTTCTCGTCGCGGAACTTGAGCGGATCGGGCGTCACGTCAGGCAGCGCGACATCGAACCAGGTCTCGTTGTCGAAGATCGACTTCAGACGCGCCACCGCGCCCATGCGCATGTGGTAGTTCGAGCCAGGAATGACGAACTGGTTGGCCTCGACGTCCTTGTAGAACACGAGCTGCCCGGAATCCGGGCACTTGATCCACAAATTCTCGGGCGTCTCCCGCCGCAGCATGTTGCGGATTTTCGGCCGGACCACATTGGTAAGCCAGTTCATGGTTTGCTCCGATGTGCGACCCCGCCTCGCGGGATCGCCTGAAGGACTATATGGCGGCCGGGCCGCTGCCGGGCAAGCCGTCGTGTCGTCCGCTTTGGCAGCGGAATTATGGCCTATTCGGCCGCCTGTTTCGCAGCCCTAACGCCCTGGGCCAGGGCCGCCGTCAGCTCAGCCACGGCGTTAACGGTTTTGGCGGTGGCGCGGCCCTCGGCATCGAGGCTGTTCTTCAGCGCATCGACCAGCGCAGTGCCGACCACCGAACCATCGGCCTTCTCGGCGATGGCGCGCGCCGCCTCCGGCGTGCGGATGCCAAAACCAACGCAGATCGGCAGCTTGGTATGCCGCTTGATGCGCGCGACAGCTTCACCGACGGCATTGGCGTCCGCCGCCGCTGCACCGGTGATGCCGGCGATGGAGACGTAATAGACAAAGCCTGATGTGTTCGCGAGCACCGCGGGCAGGCGCTTGTCGTCGGTGGTCGGGGTCGCGAGGCGAATGAAGTTCAGGCCCGCCTTCAGCGCGGGAATGCACAGCTCGTCGTCTTCCTCCGGAGGCAAATCGACGATGATCAGGCCGTCAACGCCGGCCGTCTTGGCATCAGCCAAAAACTTGTCGACGCCGTAAATGTAGATCGGATTGTAATAGCCCATCAGCACCAGCGGCGTGACGTTGTCGTCCTTTCGGAAGGCGCGCACGAGTTCCAGCGTCTTCTTCAAGGTCATGCCGTTCTTGAGCGCGCGCAGACCTGCCGCCTGAATCGAGGGACCATCCGCCATCGGATCGGTGAAGGGAATGCCGAGTTCGATGACGTCGGCGCCTGATTTCGAGAGCGCCTTGACGATCTCGAGCGACGTCGCCGGATCGGGATCGCCGGCCATCACATAGGTGACGAAGGCCGCGCGGCCTTGCTTCTTCAACTCGGCGAAACGAGTGTCGATACGCGTGGTCACTTGCTCTTGCCCCTCAGGATGTCGCCGACCTGCGGGACGTCCTTGTCGCCGCGGCCGGAGAGATTGACGACCATCAGGTGGTCTTTCGGCCGCTTCGGCGCGAGCTCCATCACCTTGGCGATGGCATGCGCCGGCTCGAGCGCGGGGATGATGCCTTCGAGACGCGACAGCAGCTGGAACGCGGCGAGTGCCTCGTCGTCGGTCGCGGAGAGATAATTGACGCGGCCGATCTCATGCAGCCAGGAATGCTCGGGGCCGATGCCGGGGTAGTCGAGGCCGGCCGAGATCGAATGCGCGTCCTGGATCTGGCCGTCTTCATTCATCAAGAGATAGGTGCGGTTGCCGTGGAGCACGCCGGGACGGCCGCCCGCGATCGAGGCCGCATGCAGCTGCGTCAGACCATGGCCGGCGGCTTCGACGCCAAAGATCTCGACGGAGGGATCGTCGAGGAACGGGTGGAACAGGCCCATCGCGTTCGAGCCGCCGCCGATACAGGCAACGAGCGAATCCGGCAAGCGACCCTCGACCTCCTGCATCTGCGCCTTGGTCTCGTTGCCGATGATCGACTGGAAGTCGCGCACCAGTGTCGGATAGGGATGTGGGCCCGCGACCGTGCCGATGCAATAGAAGGTGTTGTGCACGTTGGTGACCCAGTCGCGCAGCGCCTCGTTCATCGCGTCCTTCAGCGTGCGCGTGCCCGACTGCACCGGAAGCACCTTTGCGCCCAGCATCTCCATGCGGATCACGTTGGGCTGCTGCCGCTCGACGTCGACGGCGCCCATATAGACCACGCATTCGAGGCCAAAGCGCGCGCACAGCGTCGCGGTGGCGACACCGTGCTGGCCGGCGCCGGTCTCCGCGATGATGCGCTTCTTGCCCATGCGCCGCGCCAGCATGATCTGGCCAAGCACGTTGTTCACCTTGTGCGAGCCGGTGTGGTTGAGCTCTTCGCGCTTGAGGTAAATCTTGGCGCCGCCGAGGTGCTCGGTGAGACGCTCGGCGAAGTAGAGCGGCGAGGGCCGGCCGACATAGTTCTTGAGATAGCCGTTCATCTCGGCCTGGAAGGCCGCATCGGCCTTCGCGGCGGTGTAGGCCTTCTCCAGATCGAGGATCAGCGGCATCAGGGTTTCGGCGACGAAGCGTCCGCCGAAGATGCCGAAATGGCCGCGCTCATCGGGGCCGCTGCGATAGGAATTTGGTTTGGCGATGTTCATCGAACGCTCAACTCTTGAGTGGCGCGCGCGGCGCGAATGAAGGCCTTGATCAGCTCGGGATCCTTGACGCCGGGTGCGCTCTCGACACCGGAGGACACGTCGACGCCGCCGGCGCGGGTAACGCGCAGCGCTTCGGCAACGTTGCCGGCGTCGAGTCCGCCCGAGACCATGTAGGGCAATTTCAGATCGAGATTTTCCAGGAGGTGCCATTCGAACGGCTCGCCCAGGCCGCCGGGCCGGGTCGCATCCTTCGGCGCGCGCGCGTCGAACAGGATACGGTCGGCGACCGCCGCATAGCCGGGCAGCACGGCGAGATCGGCCGCGGTTGCGACCGGCACCGCCTTCATCACCGGGCGGCCGAACCGCTGCTTGATGTCGCGCAGCCGCGCCACGCTCTCCTTGCCGTGCAGCTGGAAGATGTCCGGCGACAGCGCATCCATGATGTTGTCGAGCGTGGCGTCATCGGCATCGACGGTGAGCGCCACCTTGAGCGCGCGCCGCTTCACCTGGCGGCCGAGGTCACGGCCGGCTTCCAGCGACAGATGCCGCGGCGACGGCGGAAAGAACACGAAGCCCACCATGTCGGCGCCGGCGTCGAGCGCGACGTCAAGCGTCTCGCGCGTGGACAGGCCGCAGATTTTGACGAGCAGGGACATGGTCTCGAAGCGGGTAGCGGCCGCAAGGGGCGCCGGGAAACGGGTTTTTCGGTCGGGGCCGCTTCTACAACGTCGCGCGCTGCTTGTCTCGCCCGATAGGCCCGTAAAGGCCTACCCCCGCGGGGACGGGGAGGCGCTGGGATTCGGGCTTTGCGGCGGCCATCTGGGCCCGCAGATCGGCCAGCTCGACCCGGGCAGCCCGCGCATCCGCATCGTTCCGCCGCGCCGCGCGGCGCCAGCGCCGCTGGCCGAACCAGACCGCACAGCCGCCGGCGACAACCCCGATGGCGGCCACCAGGATCAGCAGCAGGAACAGCGGCAGCGTCACCGCGAAGGACGGATCGTCCGTGACGAAGGGATCGAGGGAGACCGTGACGAAATGCCGGTTGGCGACGGCGAAGGTCACCAGGAGCAGGCCCAGCGGAATCACGATCAGCGCGGTCAGGAACTTTCGCATCGCGATCGCTCGTCTTGAATCAAGCTTGCTGCCGCATCATGCGGCCGTTCGGTTAAACGCCGACGACAGCCTTAGTCTGCAGCGCCGGGATCCGGATGGTCGCGGTTCAGCCGCTCGCGCATTTCCTTGCCGGTCTTGAAGAACGGAACGCTCTTCTGGTCGACGGGCACATGGGCGCCGGTGCGCGGATTGCGCCCGGCGCGTGCAGGGCGATGCTTGACCGAGAAGGCACCGAAACCGCGCAGCTCGACGCGGTCACCGCGCGCGAGGGCCGCTACGATCTCTTCGAGAATCGCATTCACAATGTTCTCGACATCCCGCTGGTACAAATGCGGGTTGTGCTCGGCGATACGCTGAACAAGTTCGGATTTGATCATCGAGAGATAGGACCCGGAAGCGTGCGGATGACCATTTCCGTGAAAATACTGTGATCTGTCAAGACGCTAAATCAAGGTTGAGCGTCGGGAAAATACGTGACAAATGCCGGAAAAGCAGGCTGACCGCCCACCCGTCAGACGGGAAAATCCTCCAGGCCTCGCCCGGTTCCGTCAATTCGACCCCGCCGGCTGCCACAGGGCCAGCATTCCATCGATTCCAACCCGATCCACGGCCTGCACAACGCCAGTTTGCCCGATCTGATGCGCAATCGAGCCTAAACCAAGCGCTTCCAGCGTCACGGCGGCCGCAGTCTTGAGGAACGGCAGATCGCCAAAGCGCGGCTGGAGCTTGTAATCGCGCACCGAAAGACCCTTCTTGACGCCCTTCTGCTCGACCAGCCAGGTCACCGCCGTCTTCTCGTCGCCGATCTGGTCGATCAGCTTGAGGTCGATCGCCTGGCGTCCGGTGAAGACGCGGCCGTCGGCGACTTTTTCGAGCTGCGTGTCATCCATGCCACGCCGGTCCTTCACCAGGCCCTTGAACCAGGCATAGGAATCCTTCACCAGCGCATCGAGCGCGGCCCTCGCCTCGGGGCTGGTGGGCTCAAAACCGTTCGGCGCGGCCTTCAGCGGCGAGGATTTGACCTCCTCGACCTTGACGCCGATCGTCTTCAGGAGCTCGGCGACGTTGGGATACTGGAACAGCACGCCGATCGAGCCGACCAGCGAGCTCTGCTGCGCGATGATATGGTCGCTCGCGATCGCGGTGATGTAGCCGCCGGAGGCGGCAAGGCCCTCGACCACGACGACGAGCGGCTTCTTTGCCTTGAGCCGCACGAGCGAATCGTAGAGCTGCTCGGAGCCGGCTGTCGTCCCGCCCGGCGAGTTGATGTGAACGATGACGGCGGCGGCCTGCGAATTCTCCAGCCGCTCCAGCGCCTGCGTGCGATCAGAGTCGCTGCGGATCAGGCCTTCGATCTGCACCCGCGCAATCGAGCCGGCGGCTGCGAATGTGCCGCGCGCGCCGGGCGTTGCGACCAGCGCGAAGCCCGCGATCGCGGCGATCGCGATCAGCGCGGCCATCACGCGCCAGAACGTCAGCTTGCGGCGGATCCTGCGGCGATCGACGATGATGTCCGAATCGAGCGACATCGGAATATCTCCAAATGAAAGGCGCGTCCAAGAAGGCCTGGCGCGTTGTGCCGTCACAGCGTGACGATTGGCTTATCTCGATACATCAATTGCGGCGCATTTTGAAGAAAACAAGGCTGGCACTGCGTGGCCCCGGGACACAGCCACGCAATCGGTGTCGTCCCCGCGAAAGCGGGGAGCCGTAACCACAAGGTGGAGTCGTTGCGCGGAACGGGTAACTCCAAGTCTTCGTCAAACTACTTCCTGTAGCTATGGGTCCCGGGCTCGCGCTCCGCGCGCCCCGGGACGACAGCGGAGTATACAGCAACAACAAAAAAGCCCCGGCTTTCGCCGGGGCTTTGATGTCAGCAAAACAGACGTTTCGCTTACTTGCTGTCGCGGTTCTTGAGCGCGGTGCCCAGGATGTCGCCGAGCGTCGCACCCGAATCGGAGGAACCGTACTGCGCGATGGCTTCCTTCTCTTCGGCGACTTCGAGCGCCTTGATCGACACCTGGACCTTGCGGGCCTTCTTGTCGAACTGGATCACGCGGGCATCGACCTTCTCGCCGACGGCGAAGCGTTCGGCGCGCTGGTCGTTGCGGTCACGCGCGAGCTCCGAGCGCTTGATGAAGGTGGTGAAGTCGGTACCGGCGATCTTCACCTCGATGCCGCTCTCCTTCACTTCGAGCACTTCGCAGGTCACGACCGCGCCCTTCTTGACATCGCCCGGCTCAGCGAAGGGGTCGCCTTCGAGCTGCTTGATGCCGAGCGAGATGCGCTCCTTCTCGACGTCCACATCGAGCACCACGGCCTTCACCACGTCGCCCTTCTTGTAGTTGTCGATCACCTGCTCGCCCGGAAGCTTCCAGTCGAGATCGGAAAGGTGGACCATGCCGTCGACGTCGCCCTCGAGACCCAGGAACAGACCGAACTCGGTCTTGTTCTTGACCTCGCCCTCGACCACCGAACCGGTCGGGTGACCTTCGACGAAGACCTCCCAGGGGTTGCGCATGGTCTGCTTGAGGCCGAGCGAGATGCGGCGCTTGACGGAATCGACTTCCAGCACCTGCACGTCGACTTCCTGCGAGGTCGACACGATCTTGCCGGGGTGCATGTTCTTCTTGGTCCACGA
This is a stretch of genomic DNA from Bradyrhizobium sp. CB2312. It encodes these proteins:
- the sppA gene encoding signal peptide peptidase SppA produces the protein MSLDSDIIVDRRRIRRKLTFWRVMAALIAIAAIAGFALVATPGARGTFAAAGSIARVQIEGLIRSDSDRTQALERLENSQAAAVIVHINSPGGTTAGSEQLYDSLVRLKAKKPLVVVVEGLAASGGYITAIASDHIIAQQSSLVGSIGVLFQYPNVAELLKTIGVKVEEVKSSPLKAAPNGFEPTSPEARAALDALVKDSYAWFKGLVKDRRGMDDTQLEKVADGRVFTGRQAIDLKLIDQIGDEKTAVTWLVEQKGVKKGLSVRDYKLQPRFGDLPFLKTAAAVTLEALGLGSIAHQIGQTGVVQAVDRVGIDGMLALWQPAGSN
- the accD gene encoding acetyl-CoA carboxylase, carboxyltransferase subunit beta, which gives rise to MNWLTNVVRPKIRNMLRRETPENLWIKCPDSGQLVFYKDVEANQFVIPGSNYHMRMGAVARLKSIFDNETWFDVALPDVTPDPLKFRDEKKYVDRIKDARARTNLNDAIKVGYGKLEGAAVVVAVQDFDFMGGSLGMAAGEAIVRGLELAVEKKSPFIVFAASGGARMQEGILSLMQMPRTTVAVQMLREAKLPYIVVLTNPTTGGVTASYAMLGDVQIAEPGALIGFAGARVIEQTIREKLPEGFQRAEYLKEHGMVDMVVHRHELRPTLARLCRLLTKAPAQDGASKPVQPVVSPAQIVSAAETAPAAPHA
- the trpA gene encoding tryptophan synthase subunit alpha — its product is MTTRIDTRFAELKKQGRAAFVTYVMAGDPDPATSLEIVKALSKSGADVIELGIPFTDPMADGPSIQAAGLRALKNGMTLKKTLELVRAFRKDDNVTPLVLMGYYNPIYIYGVDKFLADAKTAGVDGLIIVDLPPEEDDELCIPALKAGLNFIRLATPTTDDKRLPAVLANTSGFVYYVSIAGITGAAAADANAVGEAVARIKRHTKLPICVGFGIRTPEAARAIAEKADGSVVGTALVDALKNSLDAEGRATAKTVNAVAELTAALAQGVRAAKQAAE
- a CDS encoding integration host factor subunit beta — its product is MIKSELVQRIAEHNPHLYQRDVENIVNAILEEIVAALARGDRVELRGFGAFSVKHRPARAGRNPRTGAHVPVDQKSVPFFKTGKEMRERLNRDHPDPGAAD
- a CDS encoding lipopolysaccharide assembly protein LapA domain-containing protein, encoding MRKFLTALIVIPLGLLLVTFAVANRHFVTVSLDPFVTDDPSFAVTLPLFLLLILVAAIGVVAGGCAVWFGQRRWRRAARRNDADARAARVELADLRAQMAAAKPESQRLPVPAGVGLYGPIGRDKQRATL
- a CDS encoding phosphoribosylanthranilate isomerase → MSLLVKICGLSTRETLDVALDAGADMVGFVFFPPSPRHLSLEAGRDLGRQVKRRALKVALTVDADDATLDNIMDALSPDIFQLHGKESVARLRDIKQRFGRPVMKAVPVATAADLAVLPGYAAVADRILFDARAPKDATRPGGLGEPFEWHLLENLDLKLPYMVSGGLDAGNVAEALRVTRAGGVDVSSGVESAPGVKDPELIKAFIRAARATQELSVR
- the trpB gene encoding tryptophan synthase subunit beta; the encoded protein is MNIAKPNSYRSGPDERGHFGIFGGRFVAETLMPLILDLEKAYTAAKADAAFQAEMNGYLKNYVGRPSPLYFAERLTEHLGGAKIYLKREELNHTGSHKVNNVLGQIMLARRMGKKRIIAETGAGQHGVATATLCARFGLECVVYMGAVDVERQQPNVIRMEMLGAKVLPVQSGTRTLKDAMNEALRDWVTNVHNTFYCIGTVAGPHPYPTLVRDFQSIIGNETKAQMQEVEGRLPDSLVACIGGGSNAMGLFHPFLDDPSVEIFGVEAAGHGLTQLHAASIAGGRPGVLHGNRTYLLMNEDGQIQDAHSISAGLDYPGIGPEHSWLHEIGRVNYLSATDDEALAAFQLLSRLEGIIPALEPAHAIAKVMELAPKRPKDHLMVVNLSGRGDKDVPQVGDILRGKSK